From a region of the Lactuca sativa cultivar Salinas chromosome 4, Lsat_Salinas_v11, whole genome shotgun sequence genome:
- the LOC111893477 gene encoding uncharacterized protein LOC111893477 has translation MNSHAVATRRSLYLAKNDKIRIRVKCKGVVSKPSTGVDGGGPSTRSRAKCKGKDVIANKGTCPWAVQISRANENQDWLVKTVQDEYKCLQTRAVKACTSRYVANIIIQQIQSNPKILVKALHDELCKKLEVGMSLQKVARAKSMAESIISWDYQVQYGFLRDYVLELLNTNPSTTVRIDVYPETSLSITIRTFRRIYVCLGALKLGFKSGLRDFLGLDGTFMKGPYPGQVLTVVGLDSNNGIYPVAYEVVETESTSSWTWFLELLGEDLDLGPNSNFTFISDRQKGIIPAMEKVFPSAEHRFCLRHIQEKHEETMERKRLK, from the exons ATGAACTCACATGCTGTAGCAACAAGGAGGTCTTTATACTTAgcaaaaaatgacaaaatacggATTAGGGTGAAATGTAAAGGTGTTGTAAGTAAGCCTTCTACAGGAGTTGATGGTGGTGGGCCCTCAACCAGAAGTAGGGCAAAGTGCAAGGGTAAAGATGTAATTGCCAATAAAGGTACATGTCCATGGGCAGTTCAAATATCGAGGGCTAATGAAAATCAGGATTGGTTGGTGAAAACAGTACAGGATGAGTATAAATGTTTGCAAACAAGGGCGGTTAAAGCTTGCACTTCCAGATACGTAGCAAACATAATTATTCAACAAATACAGAGTAACCCTAAAATTCTAGTGAAAGCTTTACACGATGAGTTGTGCAAGAAACTGGAGGTAGGAATGTCATTGCAAAAGGTTGCTAGGGCAAAGTCAATGGCTGAGAGTATCATTAGTTGGGACTACCAAGTACAGTATGgatttttgagggattatgtgttGGAGCTACTCAACACTAATCCTAGTACAACAGTTCGAATTGATGTGTATCCAGAAACCTCCCTGTCTATTACCATAAGAACTTTTAGAAGAATATATGTCTGTTTAGGTGCATTGAAGTTAGGATTCAAATCTGGATTAAGAGATTTTCTAGGTCTGGATGGTACTTTCATGAAGGGCCCTTACCCTGGGCAAGTGTTAACTGTTGtagggttggactcaaacaatggCATATACCCTGTAGCATATGAAGTGGTAGAGACAGAATCAACAAGTAGTTGGACCTGGTTCTTGGAACTGTTAGGAGAAGATCTGGATTTGGGACCAAATTCAAACTTTACCTTCATTTCTGATAGACAAAAG GGAATAATACCAGCAATGGAGAAGGTATTCCCTAGTGCAGAACACAGGTTCTGTTTGAGGCATATCCAGGAAAAACATGAAGAAACAATGGAAAGGAAAAGACTTAAGTGA
- the LOC111893481 gene encoding aldehyde oxidase GLOX: MAPSTSQLYHHLLLFFLVFLFHAQQCPAAGGSWSVLLPSIGISAMHAQLLPNDRVVMYDRTDFGVSNISLPNGACRPNTTDCSAHSVEYDVASNTVRPLMVLSNVWCSSGTLMPDGRLVQTGGFDDGYRVVRIYKSCDSCDWQEIRNGLNQQRWYATNHILPDGRQIIIGGRRAFSYEFYPKMSATENTPSLPFLVQTNDPNVENNLYPFVFLYPDGNLFIFANNRAILFDYSNNQVIKTYPTMPDGQPRSYPSTGSAVLLPLRITKGTVNAVEVLVCGGAPKGAFVNANKGIFDGALDTCGRIKISDPNPQWVMETMPLARVMGDMLLLPNAHVLIINGVSAGVAGWELGRNPVLSPVVYQPDKQVGSRFEVQNPSTIPRVYHSTAVLLRDGRVLVGGSNPHDKYEFGNVLYPTELSLEAYSPSYLDSNSSDLRPKIILPVKNTKIGYGKQLVIVFTVSGIVDPSSVSVTMMAPPFNTHSFSMNQRLLVLDGGVAAKILGKSRYQVVVTTPPSGNVAPAGNYLLYVVHKEIPSPGIWVQMQ, translated from the coding sequence ATGGCTCCTTCGACTTCCCAACTATATCATCACCTCCTCTTATTCTTTCTGGTGTTCCTCTTCCATGCCCAGCAATGTCCGGCGGCAGGTGGATCGTGGTCTGTCCTCCTCCCAAGCATTGGAATTTCGGCCATGCACGCACAGTTACTTCCCAATGATCGTGTTGTCATGTATGACCGCACCGATTTTGGAGTCTCCAATATCTCACTTCCAAACGGGGCATGTCGTCCTAACACAACAGATTGTTCTGCCCATTCAGTCGAGTATGATGTTGCATCAAACACCGTTCGTCCACTTATGGTGCTCAGCAATGTCTGGTGTTCGTCTGGAACATTAATGCCCGATGGAAGATTGGTCCAAACTGGTGGCTTTGATGATGGTTATCGTGTTGTCAGAATTTATAAATCGTGTGATTCATGCGACTGGCAAGAGATACGTAATGGCCTGAATCAACAGAGATGGTATGCGACCAATCATATATTGCCAGATGGCAGACAAATTATTATTGGTGGCCGCCGGGCATTTAGCTATGAGTTCTACCCCAAGATGTCGGCCACTGAGAACACTCCTAGTTTACCTTTTTTGGTTCAAACGAACGACCCTAACGTTGAGAATAATTTATACCCATTTGTATTTCTCTATCCTGATGGGAATCTTTTCATTTTTGCCAACAATCGTGCTATTTTATTCGACTATTCCAACAACCAAGTTATCAAGACTTACCCTACAATGCCCGATGGTCAACCAAGGAGTTATCCGAGTACCGGATCTGCTGTACTTCTCCCTCTGCGCATAACAAAGGGAACAGTAAATGCGGTTGAAGTATTGGTTTGTGGGGGTGCACCAAAAGGAGCATTTGTTAATGCAAATAAAGGGATATTTGATGGAGCTTTGGATACATGCGGAAGGATCAAAATATCTGACCCTAACCCTCAATGGGTCATGGAGACCATGCCTTTGGCTCGAGTCATGGGTGACATGTTGTTGCTTCCCAATGCTCATGTTTTAATCATCAATGGTGTATCTGCTGGAGTTGCAGGTTGGGAACTTGGGAGGAACCCTGTTCTTAGCCCAGTGGTTTACCAACCTGATAAACAGGTCGGGTCTCGATTTGAAGTGCAGAATCCAAGCACCATTCCAAGAGTTTACCATTCCACAGCTGTTTTACTAAGAGATGGACGAGTTCTTGTTGGTGGAAGTAACCCCCACGACAAATATGAATTCGGAAACGTCCTTTATCCCACTGAGCTGAGTTTGGAGGCGTACTCTCCTTCTTATTTGGATTCAAACTCGTCCGATTTACGCCCCAAAATAATATTGCCTGTAAAAAACACTAAAATAGGGTACGGAAAGCAATTAGTTATTGTGTTTACAGTTTCAGGCATTGTGGATCCAAGCTCCGTCTCAGTGACAATGATGGCACCTCCGTTCAACACACACTCCTTTTCCATGAATCAAAGATTGCTGGTGCTCGATGGTGGTGTGGCTGCCAAGATTTTGGGGAAGTCAAGATATCAAGTTGTAGTAACCACACCGCCCTCTGGTAATGTTGCTCCGGCAGGGAATTATCTTTTATATGTTGTTCACAAAGAGATCCCAAGTCCTGGTATTTGGGTTCAAATGCAGTGA